The Equus quagga isolate Etosha38 chromosome 12, UCLA_HA_Equagga_1.0, whole genome shotgun sequence genome includes a region encoding these proteins:
- the DNTTIP1 gene encoding deoxynucleotidyltransferase terminal-interacting protein 1: protein MGATGDAEQPRGPGGAERGGPELGDAGAAEQLVLTNPWNIMIKHRQVQRRGRRSQMTTSFTDPSISMDLLRAVLQPSINEEIQTVFNKYMKFFQKAALNVRDNIGEEVDAEQLIQEACRSCLEQAKLLFSDGEKVIPRVTHELPGIKRGRQTEEECAHRGSPIPKKRKGRPPGHVLSNDRAAAGMVWKPKSCEPIRREGPKWDPARLNESTTFVLGSRANKALGMGGTRGRIYIKHPHLFKYAADPQDKHWLAEQHHMRATGGKMAYLLIEEDIRDLAASDDYRGCLDLKLEELKSFVLPSWMVEKMRKYMETLRTENDHRAVEAPPQT, encoded by the exons ATGGGGGCCACTGGCGACGCCGAGCAGCCGCGGGGACCCGGCGGGGCAGAGCGGGGCGGCCCCGAGCTGGGAGACGCGGGCGCAGCGGAACAGCTGGTTCTCACG AACCCTTGGAACATAATGATAAAGCACCGGCAGGTGCAGCGAAGGGGCCGCCGCTCACAGATGACAACAAG TTTCACAGATCCTTCCATCTCCATGGACCTCCTCCGAGCTGTCCTGCAGCCTAGCATCAATGAGGAGATCCAGACTGTCTTCAACAAGTATATGAAG TTCTTCCAGAAGGCAGCACTGAATGTGCGAGACAACATCGGGGAAGAAGTGGACGCAGAGCAGCTGATCCAGGAGGCCTGTCGGAGCTGCCTGGAGCAG GCTAAACTGCTgttttcagatggagaaaaagtAATACCCAGAGTGACCCATGAGCTTCCAGGGATAAAG CGTGGCCGGCAGACAGAAGAGGAATGTGCCCATCGAGGAAGCCCCATTCCCAAAAAG AGGAAGGGACGGCCTCCTGGACACGTCCTGTCAAATGACCGGGCAGCCGCCGGCATGGT ATGGAAACCAAAATCCTGTGAACCAATTCGCCGAGAAGGCCCTAAG TGGGACCCAGCTCGGCTGAATGAATCTACCACCTTCGTATTGGGATCTCGAGCCAACAA GGCCCTGGGAATGGGGGGCACCAGAGGGAGAATCTACATTAAGCACCCACACCTCTTTAAG TATGCAGCTGACCCGCAGGACAAGCACTGGCTGGCTGAGCAGCATCACATGCGGGCAACAGGGGGGAAGATG GCCTACCTCCTCATTGAGGAGGACATCCGGGACCTCGCTGCCAGTGATGACTACAG AGGATGTTTGGACCTAAAGTTAGAGGAGCTGAAATCCTTTGTCCTACCCTCCTGGATGGTTGAGAAGATGCGAAAGTACATGGAGACACTACGGACGGAAAATGATCATCGTGCTGTTGAAGCACCTCCACAGACCTGA